A window of the Xiashengella succiniciproducens genome harbors these coding sequences:
- the asnA gene encoding aspartate--ammonia ligase produces MLDLLYIPKDYKSPLDLKQTEHAITIIKDSFQTFLSAELRLRRVTAPLFVLKGTGLNDDLNGTEKPVTFPVHGMNGREVEVVHSLAKWKRMMLADYDVEPGFGIYTDMNAIRPDENLDNTHSIYVDQWDWEQHITEKERNLNYLKKVVRGVYEVMKRTEFVVYEKYPTIRPILPEEITFIHSEELLAMYPNLSSKEREDAITRKYGAVFIIGIGGKLSNGEPHDGRAPDYDDWSTPTENGYKGLNGDILLWNPILGRAFEISSMGIRVNSEVLRQQLQERGQEHRSELMFHRRLLNNELPLSIGGGIGQSRLCMFFLRKAHIGEIQASIWPEEMRDICSKNNIFLV; encoded by the coding sequence ATGCTTGACTTATTATATATTCCCAAAGACTACAAGTCGCCTCTGGATTTAAAACAGACAGAGCACGCCATCACTATAATCAAAGATTCATTTCAGACCTTTTTGTCAGCCGAGCTAAGGCTGAGAAGGGTAACTGCACCTCTTTTTGTGCTCAAAGGTACGGGTTTGAATGATGACCTGAATGGCACTGAAAAACCTGTGACATTTCCGGTTCATGGAATGAACGGCAGAGAAGTGGAGGTCGTTCACAGTCTTGCCAAATGGAAGCGGATGATGCTGGCAGATTACGATGTTGAACCGGGCTTTGGAATCTATACAGATATGAATGCGATTCGTCCGGACGAGAATCTGGATAATACACATTCCATATATGTGGACCAGTGGGACTGGGAGCAGCATATTACTGAAAAGGAGAGGAACCTTAACTACCTGAAGAAAGTGGTCAGGGGAGTGTATGAGGTAATGAAGCGTACCGAGTTTGTGGTTTATGAGAAATATCCCACGATACGTCCTATTCTGCCAGAGGAGATTACCTTTATTCATTCCGAGGAACTGCTTGCTATGTATCCAAACCTTAGTTCCAAAGAACGTGAGGATGCAATTACGAGGAAGTATGGAGCCGTTTTCATCATTGGGATTGGAGGGAAGTTGTCAAACGGGGAGCCTCATGATGGCAGGGCACCTGACTATGACGACTGGAGTACACCAACTGAAAACGGATACAAGGGACTCAACGGGGATATCCTGTTGTGGAACCCCATTCTTGGGAGAGCTTTTGAGATTTCATCGATGGGTATCAGGGTAAACTCGGAGGTGCTAAGGCAGCAGCTGCAAGAAAGAGGGCAGGAGCACAGGTCTGAACTGATGTTTCACCGACGTCTGCTAAATAACGAACTTCCACTCAGTATTGGAGGAGGAATTGGCCAGTCAAGGTTATGTATGTTTTTCCTACGCAAAGCCCACATTGGCGAGATACAGGCAAGTATCTGGCCTGAAGAAATGAGGGATATCTGCAGTAAGAACAATATTTTTCTGGTATAA
- a CDS encoding LTA synthase family protein — MAAKQLNEYLVLVHRLGVSMFVFTLCRIGFYLFNVDFFPNVDWNGFLVIMRGGLMFDLCAVLYLNMLYILLSLIPFKVKFSNWYQIALKSIYMLTNGVGLAANVSDFIYYRFTLKRTTWSVFEIFKNEENMGTLWFRFILDYWPAFLFWIAMMVLLFYLNSRVKPKPFPIKSNWLYALCSLVFLALFSAFTVAGIRGGFRHSTRPINMSHAGKFVDSPEEMAIVLNTPFCMIRTIDKKTFEPVHYYPEDQIEEIYTPEYCLTATDSTFNKMNVVVIILESFNREHSGYLNPHLDNGNYQGYTPFLDSLMQESLTFGNSFANGRKSIDAMPSILASFPALVQPYVTSQYASNKISGLPGLLIEQGYHTSFFHGAPNGSMGFDAVARLLGFEKYYGMTEFGDNSQYDGYWGIWDEPFFQFFAETLGTFEEPFMSTLFSVTSHHPFQVPKEYENVFPKGTLPLHRCVGYTDMALRRFFEKVSKEPWYENTIFVITADHSVPSHYDEYKTNVNGFAIPIIFHAPGLGLKGLSQKLAQQTDILPSLMHLLNYDGTFISFGSSLFDDSKDDRRYVLNYTNESYQFIMNGKVLYFDGKKLIAFYDLEQDPLLTNNLLGKAPEPEEELMLMKAIIQQYSNRMIENRLTILK; from the coding sequence ATGGCTGCAAAACAGTTGAATGAATATCTTGTCCTGGTCCACAGACTTGGAGTCTCAATGTTTGTCTTTACTCTGTGTAGGATTGGCTTCTATCTGTTTAATGTTGATTTCTTCCCAAATGTAGATTGGAATGGGTTTCTTGTGATTATGAGAGGCGGGTTGATGTTTGACCTGTGTGCAGTATTGTACCTGAATATGTTGTACATACTGCTAAGTTTGATTCCCTTCAAAGTCAAGTTCAGCAACTGGTATCAAATCGCCCTGAAGTCAATCTATATGCTTACAAACGGAGTAGGATTGGCAGCCAATGTCAGTGACTTTATTTACTACCGCTTTACGTTGAAGCGTACTACCTGGAGCGTGTTTGAGATTTTCAAGAACGAGGAGAATATGGGGACCCTTTGGTTTCGATTTATATTGGACTACTGGCCTGCGTTCTTGTTTTGGATAGCAATGATGGTATTACTGTTTTACCTGAACAGCCGTGTCAAACCCAAGCCATTTCCTATTAAGTCAAATTGGCTATATGCACTTTGCTCCCTGGTATTTCTTGCTTTGTTTTCTGCCTTTACAGTGGCCGGAATTCGTGGAGGATTCAGGCACAGCACCCGACCAATAAACATGAGCCATGCAGGCAAGTTTGTTGATTCACCTGAGGAAATGGCCATAGTCCTGAATACTCCATTTTGTATGATAAGGACCATAGATAAGAAAACATTTGAACCGGTACATTACTATCCTGAAGATCAGATTGAAGAGATCTATACTCCGGAGTATTGCCTTACGGCCACAGATTCAACATTCAACAAGATGAATGTGGTAGTTATAATACTGGAGAGCTTTAACCGGGAGCATTCAGGCTATCTGAATCCCCATCTGGATAATGGAAATTACCAGGGCTACACCCCATTTCTGGATTCGCTGATGCAGGAATCGCTGACCTTTGGAAATTCCTTTGCCAACGGCAGGAAGTCAATTGATGCCATGCCATCAATACTTGCTTCATTTCCTGCACTGGTACAGCCATATGTGACCTCTCAGTATGCTTCAAACAAGATAAGTGGTCTTCCGGGTTTGCTGATAGAACAGGGTTATCATACCTCATTCTTCCATGGAGCCCCGAATGGCTCCATGGGTTTTGACGCTGTGGCTCGCCTGCTGGGCTTTGAGAAATATTACGGGATGACTGAGTTTGGTGACAACTCCCAATACGACGGATACTGGGGTATCTGGGACGAGCCATTCTTTCAGTTTTTTGCCGAGACCCTGGGTACCTTTGAGGAACCTTTTATGAGTACACTGTTTTCAGTTACCTCACACCATCCATTTCAGGTTCCCAAAGAATATGAAAATGTATTTCCAAAGGGAACACTTCCGCTGCACAGGTGTGTGGGTTATACGGATATGGCACTGAGACGCTTTTTTGAAAAGGTTAGTAAGGAGCCATGGTATGAGAATACAATCTTTGTAATTACTGCCGACCATAGTGTGCCATCGCACTATGATGAGTACAAGACTAATGTTAACGGTTTTGCCATACCCATCATATTCCATGCTCCAGGTCTGGGATTGAAAGGGTTGAGCCAGAAGCTAGCTCAGCAAACTGATATCCTACCGAGCCTAATGCACTTGCTCAACTATGACGGAACCTTTATAAGCTTTGGCAGCAGCCTGTTTGATGACAGCAAGGATGACCGGCGCTATGTACTCAACTATACAAACGAGTCTTACCAGTTTATAATGAACGGCAAGGTGCTGTATTTTGACGGTAAGAAACTGATTGCATTTTATGATTTGGAGCAGGATCCGCTACTGACCAACAACCTGTTGGGCAAGGCTCCGGAACCAGAGGAAGAGCTGATGTTAATGAAAGCAATAATACAACAATACAGCAACCGGATGATTGAGAATAGGCTAACTATTTTAAAATGA
- a CDS encoding HU family DNA-binding protein — protein sequence MNKAQLIDAIAAESGLTKADSKKALDAFLKVTSEGLKKGDRITLVGFGSFLVSERSARTGRNPQTGKEIRIPAKKVVKFKAGSELNDSVN from the coding sequence ATGAACAAAGCTCAATTAATTGATGCAATCGCCGCGGAATCCGGTTTAACCAAGGCTGATTCAAAAAAAGCTTTAGATGCTTTCTTAAAAGTTACCAGCGAAGGTCTTAAGAAAGGTGATCGCATTACTTTAGTAGGATTTGGCTCTTTTTTAGTGTCTGAGAGAAGCGCACGCACAGGTCGTAACCCACAAACCGGAAAAGAGATTAGGATTCCTGCAAAGAAAGTAGTAAAATTCAAAGCCGGTAGCGAGCTGAATGATTCAGTAAACTAA
- a CDS encoding LytR/AlgR family response regulator transcription factor: MNCIIVDDDNFSVRIIEEFVNQTEGLALLGTFTNAIEAVNWLNNSEKEPVHLIFLDIEMPEMSGIEFLRALNVIPQVIIYSSQEKYALESYEYDVTDYLLKPVTYARFIKAVNRARERFERKENPVKQSTEIFIKNNSSLVRVKYDDILWIEALENYVVVNTFKEKYTIHFTMKSISDKMPSERFMRIHRSYIVNFSKISAIEDNSVIIRTESGNRVIPIGKSYKDKLLNDINLITK; encoded by the coding sequence ATGAATTGCATTATAGTTGATGATGACAACTTTTCGGTTAGGATAATAGAAGAGTTTGTTAACCAGACAGAGGGATTAGCACTCCTGGGTACCTTTACGAATGCAATTGAAGCGGTGAACTGGCTCAATAACAGCGAGAAAGAACCTGTGCATCTGATCTTCCTGGACATAGAAATGCCCGAGATGTCGGGTATCGAGTTTCTACGTGCATTGAATGTAATACCCCAGGTTATCATCTATTCATCTCAGGAAAAGTATGCTCTGGAGTCGTATGAGTATGATGTCACAGATTATCTGCTCAAGCCAGTTACCTACGCCCGTTTTATTAAGGCTGTTAACAGAGCCCGCGAGCGCTTTGAAAGAAAGGAGAATCCCGTAAAGCAAAGCACAGAGATCTTTATCAAGAACAACTCTTCACTTGTACGTGTCAAGTATGATGACATCCTTTGGATTGAGGCTCTTGAAAACTATGTTGTCGTCAATACATTCAAGGAGAAGTATACAATTCACTTTACCATGAAATCTATCTCAGATAAAATGCCCTCTGAGAGGTTTATGAGGATACACCGTTCTTATATCGTGAACTTCAGTAAGATAAGTGCAATAGAGGATAATTCGGTTATTATCAGAACTGAAAGTGGCAACAGGGTTATTCCGATTGGAAAATCGTACAAGGATAAGCTCCTGAATGATATTAATCTTATTACCAAATAA
- a CDS encoding inorganic phosphate transporter has translation MENIYLVLIVIIFLLAISDLIVGVANDAANFVNSAIGAKAAPFYVVMTVAAAGVFIGAAFSSGMMEIARKSMFHPEMFFFRDIMVIFLAVMITDVILLDLFNAFGMPTSTTVSIVFELLGAAVGVALIKTFNNPDIPISEYINSAKSLAIISGILISVVISFTAGAIVQFLTRVVFSFRYEKRFKYLGAIWGGFAITATTYFLLVKGVDGASFMTPELKATIKANEKLFFVYSFVGWTFILQILYSLFKFNILKFTILVGTFALAMAFAGNDLVNFIGVPLAGLDAYRHYVATPGATPDTLLMGVLGEPVKTETYILLIAGLIMATTLFTSKKAMNVVKTSVDLGRQSEGDERFGSSFFARSLVRGFLAMSKSISNYVPVRVRNYIDKQFELPEPPKDAKSDGPAFDLLRGSVNLVIASILIASATSLKLPLSTTYVTFMVAMGSSLADRAWDRDSAVYRITGVISVIGGWFFTAFSAFTIAFLVALAVYFGKLWAIGALLILVFFMLSKSHRLSKSKKADEAILTVADFEEDGEIGGATILEKCRRDVSDVLKKVADYYAKTITSFEAEDRKTLKETTKEVNDLSLLSKKMRNDIYKTVRRLQEENIDSSLYYVQVLDYLRETAHCLTFVTNPAWEHLNNNHKPFSTDQLIDLNTLRLKIEDIMKDAVTLIESGDFKEINKVLSAQAEILDFIRGLRKNQLKRIKKEKTSTKVSMLYLSILHETQSMMLHLVNLIKAHRDFASYTKNGH, from the coding sequence ATGGAAAATATTTATTTAGTTCTTATCGTAATCATCTTCCTCCTTGCAATTTCTGACCTCATCGTAGGTGTAGCAAATGATGCGGCAAACTTTGTAAACTCTGCAATCGGGGCTAAAGCTGCCCCTTTTTATGTCGTTATGACTGTTGCGGCAGCGGGAGTATTTATCGGAGCTGCCTTCTCAAGCGGTATGATGGAAATTGCCAGAAAGAGTATGTTTCACCCCGAAATGTTTTTCTTCCGTGACATTATGGTAATATTTCTTGCCGTGATGATAACGGATGTTATCCTTCTGGACCTGTTCAATGCCTTTGGGATGCCGACATCAACGACCGTTTCAATAGTGTTCGAACTGCTTGGTGCGGCTGTAGGTGTTGCTCTTATTAAGACCTTCAACAATCCTGACATTCCAATTAGTGAGTATATCAACTCTGCAAAATCTCTTGCAATTATTTCAGGTATACTTATTTCAGTTGTTATATCATTTACGGCAGGGGCAATCGTCCAATTCTTAACCCGTGTGGTTTTCTCCTTCCGTTACGAAAAACGTTTTAAATATCTTGGTGCAATCTGGGGAGGCTTTGCTATTACTGCAACTACATACTTCCTTCTCGTCAAGGGTGTGGATGGAGCTTCCTTTATGACTCCCGAACTTAAGGCAACAATTAAAGCTAATGAGAAGTTGTTTTTTGTGTACAGCTTTGTCGGATGGACATTTATTCTTCAAATACTTTACTCTCTGTTCAAATTCAATATTCTTAAGTTTACCATCCTGGTAGGTACTTTTGCACTTGCTATGGCTTTTGCGGGTAATGACCTTGTCAACTTCATAGGTGTTCCGCTTGCAGGACTTGACGCATACAGACACTATGTGGCAACTCCAGGTGCAACTCCGGACACTCTATTGATGGGTGTGCTTGGTGAACCAGTTAAAACTGAGACCTATATACTTTTGATTGCAGGTCTTATAATGGCTACTACACTTTTTACATCCAAGAAAGCCATGAATGTCGTTAAAACATCTGTAGACCTTGGTCGTCAATCTGAAGGGGATGAGCGTTTTGGATCTTCTTTCTTTGCCCGTTCTCTTGTAAGAGGCTTTCTTGCGATGTCCAAGTCAATATCAAACTACGTCCCAGTTAGAGTAAGAAACTACATTGATAAGCAATTTGAATTACCTGAACCGCCAAAAGATGCAAAGAGCGATGGTCCTGCTTTTGACCTTCTCAGGGGCTCTGTCAATCTGGTTATTGCAAGTATCCTTATTGCAAGTGCTACCTCATTGAAACTGCCCCTTTCTACAACCTACGTTACTTTTATGGTGGCTATGGGTAGCTCCCTGGCAGACAGAGCATGGGACCGTGACAGCGCTGTTTATCGTATCACCGGTGTGATATCAGTTATTGGAGGTTGGTTCTTTACTGCTTTCTCTGCTTTTACTATTGCCTTCCTTGTTGCATTGGCTGTCTATTTCGGCAAACTTTGGGCCATAGGGGCATTGCTTATTCTTGTATTCTTTATGCTGTCCAAATCCCACAGATTAAGCAAAAGCAAGAAGGCAGATGAGGCAATTCTGACAGTTGCAGATTTTGAGGAAGATGGTGAAATTGGTGGTGCAACTATACTTGAAAAATGCAGGAGAGATGTTAGCGATGTGCTGAAAAAAGTTGCTGACTACTATGCCAAGACTATAACATCTTTTGAAGCTGAGGATAGAAAAACACTTAAGGAAACCACTAAGGAAGTAAATGACCTTAGCCTGCTGTCCAAGAAGATGCGTAATGATATCTACAAGACAGTACGACGTCTGCAGGAAGAGAATATCGATTCAAGCCTTTACTATGTTCAGGTACTTGACTACCTACGGGAAACAGCTCACTGTCTAACGTTTGTGACTAATCCCGCATGGGAACACCTTAACAACAACCACAAACCATTCTCAACAGATCAGCTGATTGACCTCAATACGCTCAGACTGAAGATTGAAGATATAATGAAAGATGCTGTGACTCTGATTGAGTCCGGAGATTTCAAGGAGATAAACAAGGTTCTGAGTGCACAAGCTGAAATCCTTGACTTTATCAGAGGTTTGAGAAAGAACCAGCTTAAGAGAATTAAAAAGGAAAAAACAAGTACCAAGGTAAGCATGCTTTACCTTAGCATACTACACGAAACTCAAAGTATGATGCTGCACCTTGTCAACCTGATCAAGGCTCACAGAGACTTTGCAAGTTATACGAAAAACGGACATTAA
- a CDS encoding LysE family translocator translates to MLWKGIFDGMLVGFSASVPLGPIGVLCIQRTLQRGRLSGFISGLGAASSDIIYAVIAGFSLSFVVTFIEEQFFWIQLIGGIILILLGLNIYRSNPAQQLRRQRQGTSKTSYLQDYISTFLLTFSNPLAVFLFIAFFAGFGVVTSNVGISGQLLLICGVFFGAATWWLLLTSIVGLFRNVVNLRRLFWINRIAGATIIILVLIGVITWTIRHFLIT, encoded by the coding sequence ATGCTTTGGAAAGGAATATTTGACGGTATGTTGGTGGGGTTTTCTGCCTCAGTTCCGCTGGGACCTATAGGAGTACTATGTATACAGAGAACTCTTCAGAGAGGACGTTTGTCTGGCTTTATATCTGGCCTAGGCGCTGCTTCTTCGGATATTATTTATGCAGTTATAGCAGGCTTTAGTCTTTCATTTGTTGTAACCTTTATTGAGGAGCAGTTTTTTTGGATTCAGCTTATTGGCGGAATTATCCTTATCCTTCTCGGCCTGAATATCTATCGTTCCAATCCGGCCCAGCAACTCAGGCGACAAAGGCAGGGTACCAGCAAGACGAGCTATCTGCAGGATTATATATCCACCTTCTTACTTACATTTTCAAATCCTCTTGCTGTTTTTCTTTTTATAGCGTTCTTTGCCGGTTTTGGTGTAGTAACTTCAAATGTTGGGATATCAGGGCAGCTTTTACTGATATGCGGAGTTTTTTTTGGTGCAGCAACCTGGTGGTTGCTGCTGACCTCGATAGTAGGACTTTTCAGGAATGTGGTAAACCTCAGGCGCTTGTTCTGGATTAACCGTATTGCCGGTGCAACTATTATAATCCTGGTTCTGATTGGTGTCATTACCTGGACTATTCGGCATTTTTTGATAACTTAA
- a CDS encoding glycoside hydrolase family 97 protein, translating into MRKIGLLIFSVLFLAFQVNAEELKSPQSVVVVSFDVKDGVPVYGVKYKNKVVVKESRLGLELRDDVALTGDFEVVSVDRSSFDETWEPVWGEWRTIRNHYNEMAVTLKQTTTDRLMVVRFRAFDDGMGFRYEFPEQEKLSHFVVKEERTQFAMTGNHIAYWIAGDYDTQEYDYTTSRLTEIRSLMSSAISDNASQTPFSDTGVQTALMLKTDDGLYINLHEAALVDYSCMHLNLDDKNFIFESHLTPDALGNKGYLQTPCKSPWRTVIVSDRAAGILESNITLNLNEPCKIEDTSWIRPVKYIGVWWEMITGKSSWAYSDLQSVKLGETDFTKVKPNGRHAANNDKVKYYIDFAAEHGFDAVLVEGWNIGWEDWFGHSKEYVFDFVTPYPDFDVKMLNEYAASKGVKLIMHHETSSSAVNYERHMDKAYQFMVDHGYNAVKSGYVGNIIPRGEHHYGQWMVNHYLYAVTKAADYKIMVNAHEAVRPTGLCRTYPNLIGNESARGSEFEAFGGNKPDHTTILPFTRLIGGPMDYTPGIFETNISKLNPDNDSRARTTIARQLALYVTMYSPLQMAADLPENYNRFLDAFQFIKDVAIDWDDTKILEAEPGDYITIARKAKGREDWFVGCTVDENGYTSAISFDFLTKGKTYIATIYSDAPNAHYLDNPQAYQIRKVLVNSKSKLKQQCAPGGGYAISIMEVKAGDQTKGIKKL; encoded by the coding sequence ATGAGAAAAATTGGTTTGCTAATTTTCAGCGTTTTATTTCTTGCATTCCAGGTGAATGCAGAAGAGTTAAAATCCCCCCAATCTGTAGTTGTAGTTAGTTTTGATGTTAAAGATGGTGTTCCTGTTTACGGTGTTAAGTACAAAAACAAGGTCGTAGTAAAGGAAAGCCGCCTTGGTCTTGAGCTTAGAGATGATGTAGCTCTTACAGGTGACTTTGAAGTTGTCTCAGTTGATCGCAGCAGTTTTGACGAGACATGGGAGCCCGTATGGGGTGAGTGGAGGACCATTCGCAACCATTACAATGAGATGGCAGTTACCCTGAAGCAGACAACTACTGATCGGCTTATGGTAGTTCGCTTCAGAGCTTTCGACGATGGAATGGGCTTTCGCTATGAATTTCCCGAACAGGAAAAGCTGAGTCACTTTGTTGTAAAGGAAGAGCGCACTCAGTTTGCTATGACCGGAAACCACATTGCCTACTGGATAGCCGGTGATTACGACACCCAGGAATACGATTACACTACATCGCGGCTTACCGAGATCCGTAGTTTGATGTCTTCTGCTATCAGTGATAATGCATCTCAAACTCCGTTTTCTGATACTGGTGTTCAGACAGCTCTGATGCTGAAAACAGACGATGGATTGTATATCAACCTGCACGAAGCAGCTTTGGTAGACTACAGCTGTATGCACCTGAATCTGGATGACAAGAATTTCATTTTTGAATCACACCTTACACCAGATGCGCTTGGTAACAAGGGTTATCTGCAGACACCCTGTAAGTCTCCATGGCGTACTGTAATAGTAAGTGACAGAGCTGCAGGAATACTTGAGTCAAACATCACTCTCAACCTGAATGAGCCATGCAAGATAGAGGATACTTCATGGATCAGGCCGGTCAAGTATATCGGAGTATGGTGGGAGATGATAACAGGTAAGAGTTCATGGGCCTATAGTGACCTTCAATCTGTAAAGCTTGGCGAGACCGACTTTACAAAAGTTAAGCCCAATGGCCGCCATGCAGCCAACAATGACAAGGTTAAATACTATATTGATTTCGCAGCTGAGCACGGCTTTGATGCTGTACTTGTAGAAGGCTGGAACATTGGCTGGGAAGACTGGTTTGGTCACTCCAAAGAGTATGTATTTGATTTTGTTACCCCATATCCTGATTTTGACGTGAAGATGCTCAATGAATATGCTGCTTCAAAGGGCGTGAAGCTGATTATGCACCACGAAACATCTAGTTCTGCTGTCAACTACGAGCGTCATATGGACAAGGCATATCAGTTTATGGTTGATCATGGCTACAATGCAGTAAAAAGTGGTTATGTAGGCAATATAATTCCCCGCGGTGAGCACCACTATGGTCAGTGGATGGTAAATCACTACCTCTATGCTGTAACCAAGGCAGCTGACTACAAGATTATGGTCAATGCCCATGAAGCTGTAAGACCTACAGGCCTTTGCAGAACATATCCAAATCTGATTGGTAATGAATCAGCGAGAGGATCTGAATTTGAAGCCTTTGGTGGCAACAAACCCGATCATACAACAATTCTGCCGTTTACACGTCTGATTGGTGGTCCGATGGACTATACCCCCGGTATCTTTGAAACCAATATCAGCAAACTAAATCCTGATAATGATTCAAGAGCCCGTACAACAATAGCCCGTCAACTTGCATTATATGTCACAATGTATAGTCCGCTGCAAATGGCAGCCGACCTGCCGGAGAATTACAACAGGTTTCTTGATGCATTTCAGTTTATCAAGGACGTAGCAATTGACTGGGACGATACCAAAATTCTTGAGGCAGAGCCGGGTGACTATATCACAATTGCCCGTAAAGCAAAGGGAAGAGAAGACTGGTTTGTTGGCTGTACAGTTGACGAAAACGGCTATACATCAGCAATTAGCTTTGACTTCCTGACAAAGGGAAAGACTTATATTGCAACTATCTATAGTGATGCTCCAAATGCACACTATCTGGATAATCCACAGGCATATCAGATTCGCAAGGTGCTTGTTAACAGCAAATCAAAGCTGAAACAACAATGTGCCCCAGGTGGTGGTTATGCAATCTCAATTATGGAAGTGAAAGCAGGAGACCAGACAAAAGGAATAAAAAAGCTTTAA
- a CDS encoding acyl-CoA thioesterase, giving the protein MLYNKSSIKVRYKETDQMGIVNNAVYPTWFEIGRTELFDALNLPYADMEKNGIMLPLSELYVKYHSPAYYGDVVTIETTVDKLPGVRITFNYTITCNDRLIAKGYTVQAFIDAKSRRPIRMPEWLKTALLPHFPEEN; this is encoded by the coding sequence ATGCTATACAATAAGAGTAGTATAAAGGTAAGATACAAGGAAACCGATCAGATGGGCATTGTCAATAATGCTGTTTATCCCACATGGTTTGAAATCGGAAGAACAGAATTGTTTGATGCGCTCAATCTCCCCTATGCCGACATGGAGAAAAACGGCATTATGTTACCGCTATCGGAACTATATGTAAAGTACCACAGTCCGGCATACTACGGGGATGTGGTTACTATTGAAACCACTGTCGACAAGCTCCCGGGTGTTCGAATCACTTTCAATTACACAATTACCTGTAATGACAGATTGATTGCCAAGGGCTATACTGTGCAGGCCTTTATTGATGCAAAGAGCAGAAGGCCCATCAGAATGCCGGAATGGCTTAAAACAGCTCTCCTGCCCCATTTCCCGGAGGAGAATTAA
- a CDS encoding SDR family oxidoreductase produces MKDKVVIITGASSGIGLACAREFAHRGALVSVCARSADKLEEIKSEFDAAGHKLLVTEADVSREEDCKRLIDNTVREFGKIDILINNAGMSMRALFIDLHLDVMRKLMDINFWGTVYCTKYALPYILEQKGSVVGVSSIAGFIGLPGRAGYSASKYAMHGFLNTLRVENLRKGLHVLIVAPGFTASNIRKTALTADGSAQGETPRNENKMMSAEEVALRIIKAIQKRKRTLILTFVEGKLTVFLSKWLPALVDKLSYNVMAKEPDSPFK; encoded by the coding sequence ATGAAAGATAAAGTAGTAATAATCACAGGTGCTTCCTCCGGAATAGGCCTGGCCTGTGCCAGAGAGTTTGCCCACAGAGGAGCACTGGTTTCTGTTTGTGCCAGATCGGCCGACAAGCTTGAAGAAATAAAAAGTGAGTTTGATGCAGCAGGTCACAAACTACTCGTAACCGAAGCCGACGTCAGTCGTGAGGAAGACTGCAAACGACTTATAGACAACACAGTCCGCGAGTTTGGTAAGATAGATATCCTAATCAACAACGCAGGTATGTCAATGAGGGCCTTGTTTATAGACCTGCATCTCGATGTAATGCGCAAGCTTATGGATATCAACTTCTGGGGAACTGTCTATTGTACAAAGTATGCCCTCCCCTACATCCTTGAGCAAAAGGGCTCAGTGGTCGGTGTTTCGTCGATAGCAGGTTTTATAGGACTGCCTGGCCGTGCAGGCTATTCGGCTTCAAAATATGCTATGCATGGATTTCTGAATACCCTGAGGGTTGAAAACCTCAGGAAGGGTCTCCATGTCCTTATAGTTGCTCCAGGCTTTACAGCCTCAAATATCAGGAAGACGGCTCTTACAGCTGATGGTTCTGCTCAAGGCGAGACCCCACGCAACGAAAACAAGATGATGAGTGCCGAGGAAGTTGCACTGCGTATCATCAAAGCCATCCAAAAGCGTAAAAGAACACTGATTCTGACCTTTGTCGAGGGTAAACTGACTGTTTTTCTCAGCAAATGGCTACCAGCGTTGGTTGACAAACTTTCGTACAACGTGATGGCAAAGGAACCTGATTCACCATTTAAATAA